The following proteins are co-located in the Fluviicola sp. genome:
- a CDS encoding alpha/beta hydrolase, translating into MIKETSDFTDKLTNSGTEQAIFHTLFHPLEQPVKATILVLHGMQEHSGRYAEFARFLAANGYAVLTYDHAGHGKTAVLKSDHGFFHATRAAKRVVDDAEKMDGFLEKKFRGVPHFVLGHSMGSFITRCLLQQAHHRFDGAVVVGTGGKQAIAPFARFVFSILNTLAPQKRSGRLNRFFSNLNNKRFKNESAETRWLSVNKANQQAFIEDELCGIPFTNNGFHTLLDLNIRSTKKDWAENISRELPFLFVSGAEDPIGDFGKGVTTTVKNMEADGFSNVGVFLYPKMRHEILNEEVREQVFDDIRNWIDKRCSVN; encoded by the coding sequence ATGATCAAAGAGACCAGTGATTTTACAGATAAGCTAACCAACTCAGGAACGGAACAGGCCATTTTTCACACCCTTTTCCATCCCCTGGAACAGCCGGTAAAAGCTACCATTCTTGTCTTGCACGGCATGCAGGAACACAGCGGGCGTTATGCAGAATTTGCGCGCTTCCTGGCTGCAAACGGATATGCAGTTCTTACTTACGATCATGCAGGTCATGGCAAAACGGCTGTCCTGAAATCCGATCACGGTTTTTTCCATGCAACCAGAGCTGCCAAACGCGTGGTAGACGATGCTGAAAAGATGGACGGTTTCCTGGAAAAGAAATTTCGGGGAGTCCCGCATTTTGTGCTCGGGCATTCGATGGGTTCTTTCATTACGCGCTGTTTGCTGCAACAGGCACATCACCGTTTTGACGGCGCTGTTGTGGTGGGAACAGGTGGAAAACAAGCCATTGCACCGTTTGCCCGGTTTGTATTCTCCATCCTGAATACGCTTGCACCACAAAAAAGAAGCGGAAGATTGAACCGTTTTTTCAGCAACCTGAATAATAAGCGGTTCAAAAACGAATCGGCAGAAACAAGGTGGCTAAGCGTGAACAAAGCAAACCAACAGGCTTTCATAGAAGATGAATTGTGCGGTATTCCCTTTACCAATAACGGTTTTCATACGTTGCTTGACCTGAACATCCGATCGACCAAAAAAGACTGGGCGGAAAATATTTCCAGAGAACTTCCATTCCTGTTTGTAAGCGGCGCCGAAGATCCGATCGGAGATTTCGGGAAAGGAGTTACAACAACCGTTAAGAATATGGAAGCAGATGGTTTTTCAAATGTCGGGGTGTTTTTGTACCCTAAAATGCGTCATGAAATCTTAAATGAGGAAGTAAGAGAACAAGTATTTGACGACATCCGGAATTGGATAGATAAACGGTGTTCGGTCAACTAA
- a CDS encoding LemA family protein has protein sequence MLLIIILVAVLILIPLIAVIVIKNGLVAKENQVENAFASVDVMLKKRFDLIPQLTSCVSGYMTHEKELLEKLTALRSGSRDTEALAQGNHELQNQFSQFLIKAEAYPDLKASEQFIMLQRSMNEMEEQLAASRRTYNMSIEIFNNAVLQFPSSVIAKRNNMSKKEYLKFND, from the coding sequence ATGCTATTGATCATTATTTTAGTTGCTGTCCTTATTCTGATCCCTTTGATCGCTGTCATAGTTATCAAAAACGGACTGGTTGCCAAAGAAAACCAGGTTGAAAATGCCTTTGCATCTGTGGACGTCATGTTGAAAAAACGCTTCGACCTGATCCCTCAGCTGACTTCCTGCGTGAGCGGATACATGACTCACGAAAAAGAACTCCTGGAAAAATTGACTGCTCTTAGATCAGGTTCCCGTGATACGGAAGCATTGGCGCAGGGAAACCACGAATTGCAGAACCAGTTCAGCCAGTTTTTAATCAAAGCGGAAGCTTACCCGGATTTAAAGGCAAGCGAGCAATTCATCATGCTGCAAAGAAGTATGAACGAAATGGAAGAGCAATTGGCGGCTTCGAGAAGGACGTATAATATGTCTATCGAGATCTTCAATAACGCCGTATTGCAGTTTCCGTCATCGGTAATTGCGAAGCGCAACAATATGAGCAAAAAAGAATACCTGAAATTCAACGACTAA
- a CDS encoding DUF3137 domain-containing protein, with translation MEINFAQLQADMIAGDLGVLEAERKAYVKRFWTGFFIFLGALGAVCAAWLTIGRMNPVPYLVAAVVVFLAGLVIMIVRHQRFYKNFKNQFKGKVIPAVVKFVDERLQYDPNRGLMSEYAESRIFTQRYDRYKAEDTISGKFDLTDFAFGEIHTEYKTVSTDSKGNRQEHWHTIFKGMFFVSDFHKNFQGETMIDVDTMERYLGKLGRKFQQWNPSRPGNLVKLENPEFEKKFAVYSTDEQECRYILTPSMMERLLDMTKRINFKVAISFRNNQVFIAVFNNMDLFEPSVFGSLLKEEDYRIIINMMKLMTGIIEDLNLNTRIWTKE, from the coding sequence ATGGAAATTAATTTTGCACAACTTCAGGCGGATATGATTGCCGGAGATTTAGGAGTTCTGGAAGCAGAAAGAAAAGCATATGTGAAACGTTTCTGGACGGGCTTTTTCATTTTTTTAGGAGCACTTGGGGCCGTATGTGCTGCATGGCTCACGATCGGAAGAATGAATCCGGTTCCTTATCTGGTGGCAGCCGTTGTGGTTTTCCTGGCGGGTTTGGTTATTATGATTGTCAGACACCAGAGATTCTACAAGAATTTTAAGAATCAATTCAAGGGCAAAGTGATTCCTGCAGTTGTAAAATTCGTAGATGAACGCCTGCAATACGATCCGAACAGGGGATTGATGTCCGAATATGCCGAAAGCCGGATATTTACACAACGTTACGACCGTTATAAGGCAGAAGATACGATTTCCGGTAAGTTCGACCTGACCGATTTTGCATTCGGGGAAATCCACACGGAATACAAAACTGTTTCAACGGATAGTAAAGGAAACCGCCAGGAACATTGGCACACCATCTTCAAAGGAATGTTCTTTGTGAGTGATTTTCATAAGAATTTCCAGGGTGAAACCATGATCGATGTGGATACCATGGAGCGTTATTTGGGGAAATTGGGTCGTAAATTCCAGCAATGGAATCCAAGCCGTCCGGGAAACCTCGTGAAATTGGAAAACCCGGAATTCGAGAAGAAATTTGCCGTTTACAGCACCGACGAACAGGAATGCCGCTATATCCTGACACCTTCCATGATGGAAAGATTGCTGGATATGACCAAACGAATCAATTTCAAAGTTGCGATTTCTTTTCGCAACAACCAGGTTTTTATCGCTGTTTTCAACAACATGGACCTGTTCGAACCATCCGTTTTCGGTTCTTTGCTGAAAGAAGAAGATTACCGGATTATCATAAACATGATGAAACTGATGACAGGTATCATTGAAGATTTGAATCTGAATACACGAATCTGGACGAAGGAATAA